DNA from Limnohabitans sp.:
GGATGCCGAGCGCAACCGGGGAGATGTGACGCGCCAATTGGAAGAAGCGATTCGCAATATCCCGGAGGTCATTTCTTGCCATTACATCAGTGGTGCCGGCACCTTTGAGCTGCAAGTCGTCAGCAAGGACCTGAACACCTTCAGCCAGTTTGCGCGGGATGTCTTGCTCAACCTGCCCAACGTGAAAGATCTGCACACCAGTTTTTCGTTGGGCGAGGTCAAGGCCTCGGGGGCCTTGCCTTTGCGTGTGAGCAGATGACGATCAGGGGTA
Protein-coding regions in this window:
- a CDS encoding Lrp/AsnC family transcriptional regulator, which produces METLDKFDWAILNELQCDGRLTNAELAQRVGLSAAPCWRRVRALEESGVIKGYRAEIDRQKVGLDVFAFVRLDAERNRGDVTRQLEEAIRNIPEVISCHYISGAGTFELQVVSKDLNTFSQFARDVLLNLPNVKDLHTSFSLGEVKASGALPLRVSR